The proteins below come from a single Scatophagus argus isolate fScaArg1 chromosome 15, fScaArg1.pri, whole genome shotgun sequence genomic window:
- the LOC124071727 gene encoding gap junction beta-4 protein-like: MNWAFLQGLLSGVNKYSTAFGRVWLSVVFVFRVMVFVVAAEKVWGDEQKDFKCNTAQPGCHNVCYDHFFPVSHVRLWALQLIFVTCPSLLVVMHVAYREDRERKNRLKNGENCRRLYQNTGKKRGGLWWTYVLTLVFKIGVDATFVYLLYHIYEGYDFPSLVKCEQKPCPNKVDCFISRPTEKRIFTLFMVVTSLVCILLSVFEILYLVGKRCAELFTTVHHSHHIVTNTLSSGSNLMESNRLKLTGSTPETPAPSYSVAVVS, translated from the coding sequence ATGAACTGGGCATTCCTCCAGGGCCTCCTCAGTGGGGTGAACAAGTACTCCACAGCCTTCGGCCGAGTGTGGCTCTCCGTTGTTTTCGTCTTCAGAGTCATGGTGTTTGTGGTGGCAGCAGAGAAGGTATGGGGCGACGAACAGAAAGACTTCAAATGCAACACAGCTCAGCCCGGCTGCCACAATGTCTGCTATGACCACTTCTTCCCCGTGTCCCACGTCCGGCTGTGGGCCCTGCAGCTCATCTTCGTCACCTGCCCCTCTCTCCTGGTGGTGATGCATGTCGCCTACAGGGAGGACAGGGAACGGAAAAACCGCCTCAAGAATGGTGAAAACTGCCGCCGTCTGTATCAGAACACTGGCAAGAAGCGCGGAGGCCTGTGGTGGACCTACGTCCTCACGTTGGTCTTCAAAATAGGAGTGGACGCCACCTTCGTCTACCTGCTGTACCACATCTATGAGGGCTACGATTTCCCTTCGCTCGTTAAGTGCGAGCAGAAGCCCTGTCCCAACAAGGTGGACTGCTTCATCTCTCGGCCCACCGAGAAACGAATCTTCACCCTCTTCATGGTGGTCACCAGCCTGGTCTgcatcctcctctctgttttcgAAATCCTCTACCTGGTTGGCAAACGCTGCGCTGAGCTTTTCACCACAGTCCATCACTCTCACCACATCGTGACCAACACATTGTCCAGTGGGAGCAACTTGATGGAGTCAAACAGGCTAAAGCTGACAGGCAGCACCCCTGAAACTCCTGCTCCTTCATACAGCGTTGCTGTTGTGTCatga
- the ppie gene encoding peptidyl-prolyl cis-trans isomerase E, whose product MAANKRVLYVGGLAEEVDEKVLHAAFIPFGDIIDIQIPLDYETEKHRGFAFIEFELAEDAAAAIDNMNESELFGRTVRVNIAKPMRIKEGSSRPVWSDDDWLKKFSGKTTEEAEAEAAGGETTNSATQEGEPPAKKGRVNPQVYMDIKIGNKPAGRLRFLLRADIVPMTAENFRCLCTHEKGFGFKGSSFHRIIPQFMCQGGDFTNHNGTGGKSIYGRKFDDENFVLKHTAPGQLSMANSGPNTNGSQFFITTDKTDWLDGKHVVFGELVEGMDVVRAMEAQGTKDGKPKQKVIISDCGEYV is encoded by the exons ATGGCGGCTAACAAACGAGTGCTGTATGTTG GCGGCCTGGCAGAGGAGGTGGATGAGAAGGTGTTACATGCAGCTTTTATTCCGTTTGGAGACATCATAGACATCCAGATCCCATTAGACTATGAAACAG AGAAGCACAGAGGATTTGCATTCATTGAGTTTGAACTGGCAGAG GATGCTGCAGCAGCTATTGATAACATG AATGAATCTGAGCTTTTTGGGCGGACTGTCCGTGTCAACATTGCCAAGCCCATGAGAATCAAAGAAGGCTCCTCTCGCCCAG TGTGGTCGGATGATGACTGGCTGAAAAAGTTCTCAGGTAAGACCacagaggaggctgaggcgGAGGCAGCGGGTGGAGAAACAACCAACTCTGCAACACAGGAG GGTGAGCCTCCAGCTAAAAAGGGCAGAGTTAATCCTCAGGTTTACATGGACATCAAGATTGGAAACAAGCCAGCAGGGAGACTACGCTTTTTACTTCGGGCTGACATTGTTCCCATGACAGCAG AGAATTTCCGCTGCTTGTGCACACATGAGAAGGGATTTGGCTTCAAGGGTAGCAGCTTTCATCGCATTATCCCTCAGTTTATGTGCCAAGGAGGTGACTTCACCAACCACAACGGCACCGGTGGCAAGTCCATCTATGGCCGGAAGTTTGACGATGAAAACTTTGTCCTCAAACACACCGCCCCAG GGCAGCTCTCAATGGCCAACTCTGGACCAAACACTAACGGCTCTCAGTTCTTCATCACCACTGACAAAACAGACTGGCTGGATGGCAAACATGTGGTGTTTGGAGAACTTGTGGAGGGGATGGATGTGGTCCGTGCAATGGAG GCTCAGGGAACAAAAGACGGCAAGCCGAAGCAGAAAGTCATCATCTCTGACTGTGGAGAATATGtgtga